Proteins encoded within one genomic window of Bemisia tabaci chromosome 2, PGI_BMITA_v3:
- the LOC109031857 gene encoding uncharacterized protein: MSLTLELVTFSALSLYITEILPASFDEDIEEYNQVTPGIDFPVKCPEKSKHYAKIYYEEDYLKVSDVYHNDDVKPLSDNGYYLVKNVTVNDSNDYVCVYKEKEIAPYTIHLMVIAIDPFDYLNHTQIFDFAGTPPIPDALLVKEEEVQLKKAGGTRRTGKEEIVAINDDKLHLDNEIEARDEEYPDEPQVMAHNQLGQFGDYNVGPAVNTTGLVPPSAPKVKRISPSSVEVSWSIKLNKGSPVDHYLVHHLTSLSLGVGGGSFWKCSKKIPPSTKWCVIDKLMPKYWYRFRVAAVFFNKQEIKVFGNRSEWLKL; the protein is encoded by the exons ATGAGTTTGACATTAGAGTTAGTGACTTTCAGTGCTCTTAGCTTATATATAACTGAG ATACTCCCGGCAAGTTTCGATGAGGACATTGAAGAATATAATCAGGTTACTCCCGGAATTGATTTCCCAGTTAAATGTCCGGAAAAGAGCAAACATTATGCTAAGATATACTATGAAGAGGATTACTTGAAGGTATCAG acGTATATCACAATGACGACGTCAAACCACTGTCTGATAATGGATATTATCTCGTCAAGAATGTGACAGTGAACGATTCTAATGATTATGTCTGCGTTTACAAAGAAAAGGAAATAGCACCTTACACGATACACCTTATGGTCATCGCCATCGATCCGTTTGACTACCTGAATCATACGCAAATCTTTGATTTTGCGGGCACGCCACCAATACCAG atgcTCTCTTGGTTAAGGAGGAAGAAGTCCAGTTAAAAAAAGCTGGAGGGACTAGACGAACTGGAAAAGAAGAAATTGTAGCTATTAACGATGATAAACTTCATTTAGATAACGAGATTGAGGCCAGAGATGAGGAATATCCAGATGAGCCACAAGTTATGGCGCATAACCAGCTCGGCCAGTTCGGGGATTACAATGTCGGACCGGCTGTGAACACAA CCGGTCTAGTTCCACCATCAGCGCCAAAAGTAAAACGCATTTCGCCATCGAGTGTTGAGGTCTCTTGGTCgataaaattgaacaaaggAAGTCCAGTGGATCACTATTTGGTCCATCATTTAACTTCATTATCTCTTGGAGTTGGAGGGGGAAGCTTTTGGAAGTGCAGCAAAAAAATACCACCATCTACCAAATGGTGCGTGATAGACAAACTGATGCCTAAATATTGGTACAG GTTCAGAGTTGCAGCAGTTTTCTTCAACAAACAGGAAATTAAAGTATTTGGAAACCGATCTGAGTGGTTGAAGTTATAA
- the LOC109031865 gene encoding uncharacterized protein isoform X2 gives MLYCRFFSKVGSVFTIATLIYLTGGNGKCDDDDIDEHRSLNLLLTVKKKNNVFPRKLQCRPAAKNSRRQGRSQLRHLLKDDPVRTMYDYDEEEEEEEESHTEMGLWGFRNENEKKEKNEIPPTLDPNMLPPSAPKLEIKTNDSVLVSWHVPLQEKFPIDHFYVEFYQYKKGEFRSKCCTFVDNKPKNKSSSEAYHEELIDCLASNFDYKFRVAASYPTHNHSYGQWSKEIHLPDDFEGEGAFDTDDL, from the exons ATGCTCTACTGTAGATTTTTTAGCAAAGTAGGATCAGTTTTTACCATAGCAACATTAATTTAC ttgaCAGGTGGAAATGGCAAATGTGACGACGATGACATCGATGAACACCGCTCTTTGAATTTGTTGCTGACggtgaagaagaaaaacaatgttttcCCAAGAAAACTACAATGCAGACCTGCAGCGAAAAATAGCCGTCGGCAAGGCCGTTCCC AGCTAAGGCATTTACTGAAGGATGATCCCGTCAGAACAATGTACGATTATgatgaggaggaagaggaagaggaagaaagccACACGGAAATGGGACTATGGGGATTTAGGAATGAGAatgagaagaaagagaagaacgAAATTCCACCTACATTAGACCCAA ATATGCTGCCTCCGTCAGCGCCGAAATTGGAGATAAAGACCAACGACTCTGTTCTAGTCTCATGGCATGTCCCTCTACAGGAGAAATTCCCGATCGATCATTTCTACGTGGAATTTTATCAGTACAAAAAGGGCGAGTTCCGCTCCAAATGCTGCACATTTGTGGATAATAAGCCAAAAAATAAATCGTCGAGCGAAGCTTATCACGAGGAGCTGATCGACTGTCTcgcgtcaaattttgattacaA GTTCCGAGTTGCGGCCTCATACCCTACACATAATCACTCGTATGGTCAGTGGAGCAAGGAAATACACCTACCCGATGATTTTGAAGGGGAGGGCGCTTTTGACACAGATGATTTGTGA
- the LOC109031865 gene encoding uncharacterized protein isoform X1 yields the protein MLYCRFFSKVGSVFTIATLIYLTGGNGKCDDDDIDEHRSLNLLLTVKKKNNVFPRKLQCRPAAKNSRRQGRSPELRHLLKDDPVRTMYDYDEEEEEEEESHTEMGLWGFRNENEKKEKNEIPPTLDPNMLPPSAPKLEIKTNDSVLVSWHVPLQEKFPIDHFYVEFYQYKKGEFRSKCCTFVDNKPKNKSSSEAYHEELIDCLASNFDYKFRVAASYPTHNHSYGQWSKEIHLPDDFEGEGAFDTDDL from the exons ATGCTCTACTGTAGATTTTTTAGCAAAGTAGGATCAGTTTTTACCATAGCAACATTAATTTAC ttgaCAGGTGGAAATGGCAAATGTGACGACGATGACATCGATGAACACCGCTCTTTGAATTTGTTGCTGACggtgaagaagaaaaacaatgttttcCCAAGAAAACTACAATGCAGACCTGCAGCGAAAAATAGCCGTCGGCAAGGCCGTTCCC CTGAGCTAAGGCATTTACTGAAGGATGATCCCGTCAGAACAATGTACGATTATgatgaggaggaagaggaagaggaagaaagccACACGGAAATGGGACTATGGGGATTTAGGAATGAGAatgagaagaaagagaagaacgAAATTCCACCTACATTAGACCCAA ATATGCTGCCTCCGTCAGCGCCGAAATTGGAGATAAAGACCAACGACTCTGTTCTAGTCTCATGGCATGTCCCTCTACAGGAGAAATTCCCGATCGATCATTTCTACGTGGAATTTTATCAGTACAAAAAGGGCGAGTTCCGCTCCAAATGCTGCACATTTGTGGATAATAAGCCAAAAAATAAATCGTCGAGCGAAGCTTATCACGAGGAGCTGATCGACTGTCTcgcgtcaaattttgattacaA GTTCCGAGTTGCGGCCTCATACCCTACACATAATCACTCGTATGGTCAGTGGAGCAAGGAAATACACCTACCCGATGATTTTGAAGGGGAGGGCGCTTTTGACACAGATGATTTGTGA
- the LOC109031852 gene encoding uncharacterized protein, translated as MRRNVFPSKVALLVSMLHRKILLSVGSIWTVASLIHLIDGGVGGSGDDDYEDEDRHNSLNLLLNVNRNSKSTRKLQCRSADKSHHRRGDSKNHLMNLLGDPEKLTNDKKKREDESHTEMCYRNEKEEENLEFDENPPTRDPNLLPPSVPEMEIKGNNSILVSWRAVVREKYPIDYFFVEYYQYNRCEFCSKCCTWVNNEPKKKSSNESYHEELINILEPNFDYKFRIYIIYWNEEIIPGEFCEPIKLVWPI; from the exons ATGCGACGGAATGTGTTTCCAAGTAAAGTCGCATTATTAGTAAGCATGTTGCaccgaaaaattttattgagtGTAGGATCAATCTGGACAGTTGCATCATTAATTCAC TTGATAGATGGAGGGGTAGGTGGAAGTGGCGACGATGACTACGAAGATGAGGACAGACataattctttaaatttgctTTTAAATGTAAACAGGAACAGCAAGTCTACGAGAAAATTGCAATGCAGGTCCGCAGACAAAAGTCACCATCGGCGAGGCGACTCCAAAAATC ATCTGATGAATTTGCTAGGTGACCCAGAAAAGTTGACGAAcgacaagaaaaagagagaagatgAAAGCCATACCGAGATGTGCTATCGGAATGAGAAGGAAGAGGAGAATCTTGAATTTGACGAAAATCCTCCGACACGAGATCCAA ATTTGCTGCCTCCGTCTGTACCGGAAATGGAGATCAAGGGCAACAATTCCATTCTGGTCTCATGGCGTGCTGTGGTACGAGAAAAATATCCGATCGATTATTTCTTCGTAGAATATTACCAATACAACCGCTGTGAGTTCTGCTCTAAATGTTGCACGTGGGTCAACAATGAGCCTAAGAAAAAATCATCGAATGAATCTTATCACGAGGAGCTGATCAATATTCTCGAGCCAAATTTCGATTATAa GTTTAGAATCTACATAATATATTGGAACGAAGAGATTATTCCAGGCGAATTTTGCGAGCCTATAAAACTTGTGTGGCCTATTTAA
- the LOC109031870 gene encoding uncharacterized protein isoform X1 — protein sequence MFLSEFSFNVGSICVVALLVHLISGEAVGRGNDDYKAEEEHIPLNFRLNVKKSTVSMRGLQCRSADTSLRRRSDSRNQLRHLLTDPENMTHDKGEEEGEESHTEMCYGNEKEENNKLDENPPTLDPNLVPPSVPEMKIETNNSILVSWRAPVRKKYPIDYFLVEFYRYKGREFCSKGCTCVNNEPKSNSSSESYHEELIDCLEPNFDYKFRVAASYPTHNHSWGWWSKKINLPDDSEG from the exons ATGTTCCTTAGTGAGTTTTCATTCAATGTTGGATCGATCTGTGTCGTTGCATTATTAGTTCAT TTGATAAGCGGAGAGGCAGTTGGAAGGGGCAACGATGATTACAAGGCAGAGGAAGAACatattcctttaaattttcggcTGAATGTGAAGAAAAGTACTGTATCTATGAGGGGACTGCAATGCAGGTCTGCAGACACAAGTCTTCGGCGGCGAAGCGACTCCCGAAATC AGCTGAGACATTTGCTGACAGATCCTGAAAATATGACACACGACaagggagaggaagaaggagaagaaagtcATACCGAGATGTGCTATGGGAATGAGAAGGAGGAGAATAACAAGTTGGACGAAAATCCTCCTACGTTAGATccaa ATTTGGTGCCCCCTTCAGTACCGGAAATGAAGATTGAGACTAATAATTCCATTCTGGTCTCATGGCGTGCTCCGGTCCGGAAAAAATATCCGATTGATTACTTCCTTGTAGAATTTTACCGATACAAAGGCCGGGAGTTCTGCTCTAAGGGCTGTACGTGCGTCAATAATGAGCCAAAGAGTAACTCGTCGAGCGAATCTTATCACGAGGAGCTGATCGATTGTCTTGAGCCAAATTTTGACTACAA GTTCCGAGTTGCGGCTTCCTACCCCACGCATAATCACTCTTGGGGCTGGTGGAGCAAGAAAATAAATCTACCCGATGATTCTGAAGGATAG
- the LOC109031870 gene encoding uncharacterized protein isoform X2: protein MFLSEFSFNVGSICVVALLVHLISGEAVGRGNDDYKAEEEHIPLNFRLNVKKSTVSMRGLQCRSADTSLRRRSDSRNQLRHLLTDPENMTHDKGEEEGEESHTEMCYGNEKEENNKLDENPPTLDPNLVPPSVPEMKIETNNSILVSWRAPVRKKYPIDYFLVEFYRYKGREFCSKGCTCVNNEPKSNSSSESYHEELIDCLEPNFDYKFRIFTIYWTGDFIPSRFCEPIKLVEPS, encoded by the exons ATGTTCCTTAGTGAGTTTTCATTCAATGTTGGATCGATCTGTGTCGTTGCATTATTAGTTCAT TTGATAAGCGGAGAGGCAGTTGGAAGGGGCAACGATGATTACAAGGCAGAGGAAGAACatattcctttaaattttcggcTGAATGTGAAGAAAAGTACTGTATCTATGAGGGGACTGCAATGCAGGTCTGCAGACACAAGTCTTCGGCGGCGAAGCGACTCCCGAAATC AGCTGAGACATTTGCTGACAGATCCTGAAAATATGACACACGACaagggagaggaagaaggagaagaaagtcATACCGAGATGTGCTATGGGAATGAGAAGGAGGAGAATAACAAGTTGGACGAAAATCCTCCTACGTTAGATccaa ATTTGGTGCCCCCTTCAGTACCGGAAATGAAGATTGAGACTAATAATTCCATTCTGGTCTCATGGCGTGCTCCGGTCCGGAAAAAATATCCGATTGATTACTTCCTTGTAGAATTTTACCGATACAAAGGCCGGGAGTTCTGCTCTAAGGGCTGTACGTGCGTCAATAATGAGCCAAAGAGTAACTCGTCGAGCGAATCTTATCACGAGGAGCTGATCGATTGTCTTGAGCCAAATTTTGACTACAA GTTCAGAATCTTCACAATATATTGGACCGGCGACTTTATTCCGAGCAGATTTTGTGAGCCCATAAAACTTGTGGAGCCCAGCTAA
- the LOC109031870 gene encoding uncharacterized protein isoform X3 — protein sequence MRGLQCRSADTSLRRRSDSRNQLRHLLTDPENMTHDKGEEEGEESHTEMCYGNEKEENNKLDENPPTLDPNLVPPSVPEMKIETNNSILVSWRAPVRKKYPIDYFLVEFYRYKGREFCSKGCTCVNNEPKSNSSSESYHEELIDCLEPNFDYKFRVAASYPTHNHSWGWWSKKINLPDDSEG from the exons ATGAGGGGACTGCAATGCAGGTCTGCAGACACAAGTCTTCGGCGGCGAAGCGACTCCCGAAATC AGCTGAGACATTTGCTGACAGATCCTGAAAATATGACACACGACaagggagaggaagaaggagaagaaagtcATACCGAGATGTGCTATGGGAATGAGAAGGAGGAGAATAACAAGTTGGACGAAAATCCTCCTACGTTAGATccaa ATTTGGTGCCCCCTTCAGTACCGGAAATGAAGATTGAGACTAATAATTCCATTCTGGTCTCATGGCGTGCTCCGGTCCGGAAAAAATATCCGATTGATTACTTCCTTGTAGAATTTTACCGATACAAAGGCCGGGAGTTCTGCTCTAAGGGCTGTACGTGCGTCAATAATGAGCCAAAGAGTAACTCGTCGAGCGAATCTTATCACGAGGAGCTGATCGATTGTCTTGAGCCAAATTTTGACTACAA GTTCCGAGTTGCGGCTTCCTACCCCACGCATAATCACTCTTGGGGCTGGTGGAGCAAGAAAATAAATCTACCCGATGATTCTGAAGGATAG
- the LOC109031854 gene encoding uncharacterized protein, whose translation MNKAFSGVLYSGSMMSLFTKCLTTGCEVRWLLILIFLIHILVLGYSVSNAASRSEGHFGTQSKKPFAKRVCVRPPERLNRLTQPEDFVADYSVHAGRANHLLLAEEEYDKHDEDYEGYEVREGVETDLDKQFPGCGPPVGVEAKVVNETSFNVTWYAEAPKNISIRYFMVDFDQAKRENKTEARCRQRVEPESDIKNKTHSFHSYTFTNLTTDRLYQFRVVTYYFDYQIYSSPNTSWIRLK comes from the exons ATGAATAAGGCTTTCAGTGGTGTTCTGTACTCAGGCAGTATGATGAGTTTGTTTACAAAATGTCTAACTACAGGGTGTGAAGTGAGGTGGCtactcattttaatttttctcatacaTATT TTGGTTCTAGGATATTCAGTTTCTAATGCTGCCTCGAGATCAGAGGGACACTTTGGCACTCAAAGCAAGAAACCTTTCGCGAAACGAGTGTGCGTTCGACCACCAGAAAGGCTCAATAGGTTGACTCAACCGGAGGACTTCGTTGCAGACTACAGCGTTCATGCCGGTAGAGCAAACCATCTTCTATTGGCTGAGGAGGAGTATGATAAGCACGATGAAGACTATGAGGGTTATGAGGTCAGGGAAGGTGTTGAGACTGATTTAGACAAGCAGTTCCCAG GTTGCGGTCCACCTGTCGGAGTGGAAGCAAAAGTGGTCAACGAGACGTCGTTCAACGTTACTTGGTACGCAGAGGCTCCAAAGAATATCTCCATAAGATATTTCATGGTGGACTTCGATCAAGCGaagagagaaaataagacgGAAGCCCGGTGTCGGCAAAGAGTTGAACCCGAAAGTGACATTAAAAACAAAACTCACTCTTTTCACAGTTACACCTTCACTAATCTAACCACTGATCGCCTATACCA GTTCCGAGTGGTAACATACTACTTCGATTATCAGATATATTCCTCACCCAATACATCGTGGATTCGACTGAAATAA